The genomic interval GGGGAACTCACCGGGCCTCAAATAACCCCACAAGGCAACATGAACCAAAATAAAGGTATAGATGTAGAGTTGAAACGACAGTTTTCAGGTAAAAGGATCACTGCATCTGCGATTGTTTCTGATTTATTCAATAACCGCCAGTCGATTAGCCATATCGTTACAGGGAGTTTTATAGAAGATGACACATACCGCGAAAATTCAAGGATGATTCATGTTCATTTGAGTTACGGTTTTTAAACGATTATATTTTTTATACCTTTAGCTATGGCCACAGAGACCTCTTTCACCAATGAAGTTATTGATCTCGATTCTCTTCCAAAACACGAAGATGTTCAGTTAAGCCGATCACATCCAGATTATTGGAAAATCATTTGTATTAATCTGTTGATCTTTTTTGGCCTGCTTGGAATAACTATTGGAATTCTTCTATTCTTTGATGAAATCAGACCAAATGCAAAATGGATGATTCCAGTGTATTTAGCTTTGTTAGCCAGCTTCTTTCTAGTCTTTCGCATTAGCTTTAAGAAACGGGGATATGCTATCCGCACGCATGACGTCATCTATAAAAGTGGGATTATCGCCGAATCGACAACTATTATTCCTTTAAACAGGATTCAGCATATTGAATTAAATGAAGGTCTTTTTTCCAGAATATACAAATTGGGATCACTACAACTGTTTACCGCAGGTGGCCAAACAGGGCATATCCATATTTCGGGCATTCCAATTGACGAGGCGAAGCGCATTAGAGATCTGTTATTGAAAAAACTAGACCTGCCTGAAAATCCAACAACTGAAATGAATCCTGATGAATAACGATTTCAGCAAACCGCAGCGTGAATCGGCCTTTGGTATCATTATAATGGGCGCTCATACTATGCTGATGATTGGCAAGGCGAGTTTTTTCTTATTCATTATTGCTTTTGTAAAGATGTCGGGCACTTCTTTTACCTATCTGATATCAGGTATTTCTGCAATAATCATATTCAGTTTTATATTCGCTTATTTATGGTATTTAAAATTCACATTCTTTTTAGATAAAGAAAAGCAGGAGTTTGTAGTGAATAAGGGGATCTTCAATCGTGATCAGGTAATTATTCAACTCGATAAAATACAGCAGGTTAACATTAACCAGAATATTCTGCAGAAAATTATTGGCGTTTATGGGTTAAAAATCGATACTGCTGGTGCTCATGGTGAAGAAGTAAGCATTAAAGCCATTGACGAAACTTCTGCTTATAACCTTAAAGAACATTTATTAAATAACAGAACTGCAACTAAAGCCGGATCGGAAATTGAAAGCGAAAATAACAAGGCAGAAGAAGTACCATTTTTAAGAATAAGCGAATGGACCTTGTTTAAAGTTGGATTAACCTCTAATTATGGACAAAGTTTAACTTTACTTGCCGCTTTTTTTTATACCGTTATTTATGAGGGCAGGCAACTTCTTGATACTTTTAAAATTGATAAACATGAAATTCAGAGTACGGTAACAGGCATGTTAACCATTGTTACGGCTTTTATCTTAATTGCATGCCTTTTAATTGTATTGTTGATTATTAACCTGGTCAGAACCTTCTATAAGTATTTCGAGCTCGAAATTAGCGCGCATAAGAATACACTTGTGCTCTCTTCAGGGTTGATTGCCAAGAAAAACACCCTGATTAGCCCTAATAAAGTCCAGATTACAAAATATAGTCAGAATTACTTCCAGAAAAAGATGAACATGCTGAATATGAGTTTAAGGCAGGCTCATTTTGGTCAAAGTAAAAAAGGACATGAAATGCAGGGAAACACTTTAGAAATTCCGGGGTGTAATGCTGGTGAACGGGATGAATTATTAAAAATGATATTGGGTAAGGCACCTATAAAGGGAAAAACCTTTGTTCCAGACTGGCGTTTTTTAAACCTGCCAATTTTCTTCAAACTGATTTTACCCGTTTCAATCTTTTTGCTCCTGGCTTTTAATATCCCAGAGGTGAAACCTTTTATTGGTATCGCAATCGCGTACTTCGTTATAGGTGTGCTAATGATTTATATCAGCTACCGCTGGCACCGGATTTCAGTAAGTCAGGATTTCATCATCAAAATCAGCGGAATTTGGGATATTTCGGATGAAATTGTAACACCAAATAAGATTCAGGCAATTACTACTTTTCAATACCCCTGGCACAAAGGAGTGGATGTTGGGCACCTCACTTTGCATACCGCTGCAGGGCAGATTCATTTTAAATATGGCAATTATACCGAAATTAAACAGTTAGTAAATTATTGGTTGTACCAGGTAGAGATTCAAGACTCCGTTATTTAAAGCTTGCCTTTTATAAATTAATTTAAATTAGATGCATTACTTTACATTTAAGAAAATATAATATGGAATATATTTTTGGCGCATTCTTCATTTTAATCAACTATATGATGCTTTATAAATATTCACGACAGCTGAATGATAAGCGAGTGAGAATTGCGCTGATCTGTATCTATTTATTTCTACTGGGGTGTGGACTGATCATCCATACATGGTTTTTGAACATTACGTTGCTTTCCTCATGGGGAACAAGTATTTTGTTCAGAGTTTATTGTTCAATTCAGATTTCGATTATAATTTGGTTTTTTAACCGGGCAATGCCGTATCTTACTACAAGAGTGATTAGTTTCCACCAACTTTATAATACTGATAATCTCAACCGACAGCCTGTTAAATTTTTAATTGACCAACAAAAGAATATTATAAGGGTGGCCACTATTCTGATTTTTATTTTCTCAATAATGATAATGTATGTAATTTGGTTTGTTGAATCATAAGCCTTTTTTAAAACTGATTTGAGGATTTTGAGGGTGAATTTGATAATGGGGGATTTTAGAAAGTTACTAGATTATTTTGAATCTGAGAGTAAGTTGCAGCTATCAAATTCAGGTGGCGCACGAGGGTTTATTTGGTAGAAGTTACCAAAAATTAATAAATGTTAAGATATGAAAAAGACCAAATTAACTATATCAGGAATAGGGCTGTGTATACTTATACTATCATGTAGTAGTATATTTTTCTACAATGATGCTTTTACCTTATTTAAAATTCAGGTTCCGATTATGATGATCAGCGGTTATTTTATGGCTACTTTCCTGGCATCATACATTTTGGATAGAAAGATTTTCTTGGCGAGGTCACAAAACCTCGATACAATTAATCCATACAAAACTATGATTCAGATCCTTCCCTATATGAATTGGTTTATTTTTGGCTTTTTTGGTGTCATGTGCTTCATATCCATATTAGTATTAGTGTTTCTAGCATAGCAGGAGAATATCCATGGATGGTTAATTCGTAAATTTAAAATTAAACAAAAGCAGGAAATTAAAGTTGAAGATGCCTATGCGGTTATTAAATCAGCTGGCTTTATTGATGCCTTCTCTTCGTGAATGTGATAAAGATAGTGAATGGAGTATTGCTCTGGAGTTTCGCCATGTGTTCTTGTATTGCGGGCAGGTTGTTGAGGCAAGAGAGATTTACTGTTCGTTGACAGTTAAATTCAATCCGAATAATGACCGTCTTTTGAAGTGAGGAGCCCATTTTTTATCCCGAAAGGGTATTAAAGGAACAGTCTATTGATGATCTTGACCAGAGTATTTGGACGCAAATAGGCAAAAGCTAGATTTGTAAACTTTAGCTAAAAGCTAAAATCCACATTCTTATAAACAGCAATCGGATGTTTCATTTACAGCTCACCCCCGTACTTCAGCTTCTTATTGGTGCAAATTTGTCAGAATAGTAAATTAACCTCCTTTACGACCACTAGCTCTGAGTACCGGAGGTAATATCTTTCCGAAATTTTCGTCACTGTTTTCATTTTCCACTTCTGGTAAAATACTTTCGACAGTTTCCTGTGGTTCAGGCGTTAGGCTGGTTTCTGATAAGTTTAAATTATTTTTTTTAGATTTATCGCTCATTTGTATTTTGAGTATTTGTAAATCGGTAGACAAGATGTTCACCAATAGATTAAAGATACTAATAATTGTAGTCTATTTTAAAGGAGCTCAGATTTTTTTAGGTGGTCAAGTTGAAAGGGGCCGCCAACCGAGTAAATGATAACTTTACCGTTGAGATTAAACTGATCTGGGTTGGCTCGGCTTGACTCAAAATGAAAATTCTAGTTTGAGTTCTGCACTGAATGCCTCGGCATCCGATAGGATTTCCCCACCATAATATCCAATGATGAGGCGCTGGCCTTGATATATCTTTTTACCTTTCACAAGTCAACATACTGATAATCATATATATATAAACAATATTTTGTTGTAATATTTAGTTGTGCAACAGCCACTCAATCGCTTATTTTGAGATATCCACCAAAACCCTTGCAAATCAAATGATTGCAAGGGTTTTGTTTTTGGTGGATACTATTCTCTGTGATCCCGCTGGGATTTACACTTACTGTAAAACCAGCGTTTAGCAATATTTTACAGTGGTTATGAAATTCGACTCCCGAATAAAGCACCTTTTTTAATACAAATTGCTATAATCTAAAAAGTAAAATAAACTTTCATGTCCTTACAGCAATTTAAACTTCCTTCCTTATTTAGAGTAGCTCACATCTAAAAACCTCCCAACTCCGCATGTCTGAACTAGTTAGTCGATATTATTACTGATTTTTTAGCACTTGTTATAGTGACAACCCAAAGAATTATAAATGGAATTAAAAGAATTAAAAATTCAGGGCGTAAAAATAAATAGCCTAATAAATAAATCAAAGGAAAATAGAAAAGCATTTTTTTAAAGTACTTCTTTTCCACGAAAAAAGGAAGGATAGCAATTCCAACGTGTGATATGATAACAATTATCCAAAACAACATGTCTCTGAATCGTATTTCATTAAGCTGTAGAAAATCTATAAACTCAAATTGGTATACAAAACCCCAGTTCCCATTGATTGAAATGCCCGAAAATAGGCTTAATAATAGCATTAATATTAAAAGAATTCTAATTTTTATATTTTTCATATCTAATTTAATTAATCACAAGGTCCTTTTCCAAATATACCTTTACCAGGATACAGATTAACTCCTATTTTATTCTTTAATGCTCTACCAAAATTTGCGGGAGTATTTTTGAATAATCCTGAAGTTGAATCTTCAAATTTTGCTCCTGCTGCATTCATCCAACTTATTGCAGCATCAGTACAATTGTATTCATTTGAAAGAGCATTTGTTAGAACATAATCTTTAGTAGCAAAATCACTTTCTACTTTTTTTAGTCCTGCCTGAAACTGTTCTTTGGTTACATTAATGGTAAAACTCACATCAGCGTCATGTCCACCATTATCCTCCATTGCACCTTTAGACGAAATTGGATTGCTAGAAGGATAGAATCCTAACGT from Pedobacter sp. WC2423 carries:
- a CDS encoding PH domain-containing protein, with the protein product MATETSFTNEVIDLDSLPKHEDVQLSRSHPDYWKIICINLLIFFGLLGITIGILLFFDEIRPNAKWMIPVYLALLASFFLVFRISFKKRGYAIRTHDVIYKSGIIAESTTIIPLNRIQHIELNEGLFSRIYKLGSLQLFTAGGQTGHIHISGIPIDEAKRIRDLLLKKLDLPENPTTEMNPDE
- a CDS encoding PH domain-containing protein, which produces MNNDFSKPQRESAFGIIIMGAHTMLMIGKASFFLFIIAFVKMSGTSFTYLISGISAIIIFSFIFAYLWYLKFTFFLDKEKQEFVVNKGIFNRDQVIIQLDKIQQVNINQNILQKIIGVYGLKIDTAGAHGEEVSIKAIDETSAYNLKEHLLNNRTATKAGSEIESENNKAEEVPFLRISEWTLFKVGLTSNYGQSLTLLAAFFYTVIYEGRQLLDTFKIDKHEIQSTVTGMLTIVTAFILIACLLIVLLIINLVRTFYKYFELEISAHKNTLVLSSGLIAKKNTLISPNKVQITKYSQNYFQKKMNMLNMSLRQAHFGQSKKGHEMQGNTLEIPGCNAGERDELLKMILGKAPIKGKTFVPDWRFLNLPIFFKLILPVSIFLLLAFNIPEVKPFIGIAIAYFVIGVLMIYISYRWHRISVSQDFIIKISGIWDISDEIVTPNKIQAITTFQYPWHKGVDVGHLTLHTAAGQIHFKYGNYTEIKQLVNYWLYQVEIQDSVI